Within Dysosmobacter sp. Marseille-Q4140, the genomic segment GCCTCCTTGTGAATGGGATACCACAACCATCGGAGAAAAGAAAGTAACGCTATATCCCTTTAACCGCCATGCACTGTTGACTCTGTATGAATCTCTTGCGACAAAAAGCCCGAGAATGTTCTTAAAGAATGTTATTCGCGCCCAGTTAAAAGAATACTTTGATGGCAAGCAGTATGGGGATGGTTGGTATTTCCCGCTTAACCCCAGCAATGCTCAGATGTCCAATGATCCCCATAGTTCTTCCATTGACCGTTTGGAAAGCATGAGTTCAGATGATAAGAATCGACTGAAAGCGGTGTTTGCCATTTGGGGTGATGGTTCTGCATCCGGCGTGAAAGACATCGACGGAACGCTGCGTTTTGGTGGCCTTAATCAAGCTTTCCTTGCAGATGTGGGGCTGAATACCTTTACTGGCATCGGTGAAATCGTGGATAAATCCACTGGCAAAGCTGTATCCCCAACTGTCACATCCAAACCAGTGACAACCAGTGGAAGCAATTCTGTTCATCATCCTACTACTCCAGAGCCTCTCAAGGCCAAGCCCCCTGTCGATGGTGCCACAAAGAATTATCGTAAGTTTAAGGATGATATCACGGCATGGTTTACCAAGGGTGAAACATTGAAATACGATCCCGACTATCGTGGCTGGCTTCGTACTCTTATTCGAGGAGACTCCAGGCAATGTGGTGCAATCAACTGGCAGGATATTGGTATCCCAGCCTATATTGCAGCAGAGCGTCTTTCCGACCTGAGCTGCTACTACATTGACGATCAGAGTTCTCCCACAAATACGGATAGAGCCATTGTTTACATGGACAGAAGTTCTGAAAGCCGCGATGTTCTGATGGCCTTAAATGAACTGAACTACGCAAAAGGTTGGGATTTCGAGGGCGCAGCTTATTACCAGCAGAGATTGATTACTTGGTTGGAACGCAGAAAAGCTGAAATCATCGAAAAAGTTGCCGCTACTAAGCAGGGAGAAGATTCTCTCCCGGTATTGGAGTGGTGTCTTGCGATTCAGTATCTCAAAGCGTGTATCTTGGGCCAGAAGGTTGATACGAGTTCGCCCTATTCAGTAATCAAATCTCTGTTTAAGGATTTCAAAAAAGACGATAGCATCAGGAGAGATACCCGTGAGTGGAATGACATGATTCAGTTCATTCTTAATCGCAAAGCTGACTTTGATAGTGCATTGACCTTCTTAAAGCAAGCTTCTGCAACCACAATGGGGGCGGTCCATTTTGCAGTTGATCCCAACACGAAATCCTGTTACAGAACAGACGAGCTGGTGCTCGCTGTTGAAAAACTTATGGCTGCCGACTGGGATATTGAAGCAACATTACCTGGTAGCATCCCACAGAAGCATCTTCTCTATAATCCTGCCACGCTGTTGAAATCGCTCTATCCCAGCGTTAAAAAAGCCATGACTGCGGATACTCAGGAAGCTGCAAAGGTGGTAGGCAAACTCGAAGAGTATATTGGTGAACTCAACCAGAAGAATCTCATTGATACGCTGTCTGCTATTCAAGAGCTGTTTTCTGTGTTTTCTGCGAATGGAATCATCGGAAGTACAGAGTTGCGGGTCAAGTATGAAAAACCTCCCATTGAGACAGCCAAAACGGTAATGGGACATGTCAAGCTAATTAACGATGCGGCCTCTGTACAAGCAGTAAAGCAGCTGACGGTATACTCCGGCAACTCGCTACATGTGCTGTATGATTTCCTTAGAGATATTCAGGCGATTGCTCAAAAGGCTGACCAGGAAGGGGCGAAGGCCCAAAAAGACATAGCTGCTACTGGCGGTTTTGCTGGTGCAGAAGCATTGTCTGAAGCTGCCTTGTCCTCTATGGAGGCACTTTACGCTCAGCTTGAGAATATGGAGGTGTACGAAAATGCTGTTAACTGAGACAATCAAAAATTGCACCTCTGCTATCAAAAAACGCCGAGTAACAATCGAAAGCAAGCAGCATGCCGAAACTTACGCAAAGGCGTTGGCACAGCTTGCCCAGGCCACCGAGAGTATTAAAGATACCATTGATTGTGCTGCTGCCATGAAAGAAAAAGGAATTGTCAGCACTTCACTTGTGGATGAACCTACTCGCAACGAATTGCTGGCTTGCATCGACGATTGCGGCAACGGAGTTTCTGAAATGCGGTTGACCTTGGAAACTGTTAGGCTTCTGAAATCCAAGGGAGATGCTGTTGCAGCACAAATTAAAATCGTATGGCGTGATGCTGCTCAGAAATATTCTGATGGTCCAAAAGGCTATTTGTCTATGATTGGTGGTTTATCAAATGACCCCAAACGGGCAAAGGACTTGACAGACAGCATCACTCAAACGGTTGCTGGAAATCCATCCATCAAAGCAGTAAACAGCCTGGTTTCCTATGTGGCGGAAGCAAAGCAAATTACCGATCAATTCTCTTTGAACCCCGAAATCGAAGACTTCTTAAAGAAAGTCTCTTCTCAGCGGGCTACGGTTTTGGATTTGACCCCCAATGTCATGACATGGCTCAAGGAAAAGAACCTTAACCAAAAGTTAAAAATTAGATTCTAAGGGGGATAGATAATGATTAAAGTAGCTTGGGATGTCGAGGAATTAGTGGCTTTAATTGATGTATACCGTAAAAGTGATGGTAAAACTACCGATCAAATTGAAAAAGAGCTAATGGACTTATCAAAAAGTCTTACACTTCGCGCTCAAAAGCTTGGAATTAAGCATGACGAAAAATTTCGTAATTTAAATGGTATGAAGATGATGTTTCAAAATGTGGTCTACACAGCAACAAATGGACAACAAGGATTGTCTTCCGCAAGCTCGTCATTGCAAAAGGTATACAAGATGCTACACACAAACCCTGATGTCTTTGAGTTGATTTTGGAAGAGTTCATCAGGCGCTATCACTTAAAGTAATAAACAACAAGGTCCCAATGCCATACTTGGCGCTGGGACCTTGTTGTTTAATCGGTCATTGATTTAATGTAGTTTACAAGAACCGAAAAGTCAACTTTTGTATCATGGTTCCAAGAAAGACGGATAGCCTCATTCACTCGTGTTTCACCCAGTCCCATAGCTGTTAATACATAACTTGGGGCATGGCTGCCAGAGTTACAGGCCGAACCATTGGAGAACGCATAATCCTCCTTTACAGCAAGGAAGATACCCTCTGCATCAACACCGTGGAAACTAATGTTTACAGTGGACGGCAGGCAGTGTTCTTGGTCTCCATTCAAAGTATAGTTCAGACCTTCCACAGCCTCCAGGAATCTTCGCTTAATCGCTCTACAGCTTTCCATGTGGACAGCGGATTCCTTGTCGCTTAGCTGAGCTGCGAGAGCGAAGCCTGCAACCAAAGCCACCGGTGTAGTTCCCGGACGGTATCCGCGTTCCTGCTGACCGCCATACATGAGCGGTTTGACGGGAGGCCGTCTATATGTACGGTCGCGCCGCATAATAAATGCGCCAATCCCCTGGGGACCGCTGATCTTATGGGCGGTGATACTAAGCATATTGTATTTGGTATTTCGTAAGCTATCATTCAGCTTACCAAAACCTTGTGTGGCATCAACGTGAAAATATGTCTTAGTCCCTGCTAATGCTGCACCGACCTCTTCAATAGGCTGTATCACGCCAGTTTCGCTGTTGACCTGCATCATAGAAACAAGCAGAGTTTTGTCCGTGACGAGGCTGAGAATTTGCTCCGGTTTGACTCGGCCAGACGCATCGGGTGAAACAAAATCCACAACACAGCCTTTCTCTTGCAGGTGTTTCATGGCTTCCAAAACGGACTTATGCTCGATAGACGTAGTAATGAAGTGATTACGGCCACTCTCAAGCGCGTAGTCAAGCAACCCGAGAATCGCCATGTTATTACTCTCGGTGGAACCGCTGGTAAAGAAAACATCCGTACTGTCCACAGCCAAGATCTCAGCAATGGATTTTCTTGCGGAGGAAACAATTTCTTTGGCATCTGTACCAAAGATGTGAGTTCTACTATCTGCGTTGCCATAATGAGAGCGATACACTTCAATCATTCTCTCCAGAACTCTTTCATCTATCGGAGCAGAAGCGTTGTAGTCAAGATAAACAGCCATTATGCTTCCTCCTTCGGAAGAGCAGATTCGAGTAAATCTGAGCAGCTTTTCAAAACATCTCTGGTGCTGTAATGGTTAATGCCACGATAAAGATGAAGTCGGAAGTACCGGATTAAAGTGTTAGGGTCATCTCCTAAGCCATCATTCAAACATCGCTGGCGAATAATTGCTTCATAGATTTCTGCATATTCACCGGCAAAAGTGGTCCAATCCATTTCAACATTGCTGTCAGACTGTGGATCAATACTACCAGGAATGGTAGGTTCTGAAAGCGACCAACATAATGCCCACCGGCAAAGAATATTCCAGTTTTGAACACCGGTCTTTGCTTTGATTCGAATGAGTCGCTCCTTCTCTGGCTGTGACAGTTTAAAATGCTTAATAATCATACTATCACACCCCCTCAAAATAGCCGTTGATGATAGAGGTGCATTGCTCACCTTCCCGATAATGTAGAGTAAAGTAATTTATAACATTTTCTCGAATCATATCAAGATATCTACCATAAATTTCTTCATCTGTGGAAAGAACCATAACCTGGGAGCTTGCAGACGGTAGATAGCTGGTAACGAAATTTGCCCGGTGGGAAGAATCTAAGCGAGCCATGGGTGTATCAATGACCACAGGGGCCTTATAGCCAGAGGTTCTGGCCAGTGCCCACACAATGGAAATAGCAAACATCTGCTGCTCTCCTGCGGAGAGCTGGTTCTTTAACAACTCATGCCCATCTGGATCAAGTATGGTTACATCTAAACTGTCCGTATCAATATGGATTTTACTCACAAGGGAGTCTTTTTCAACCAGAGTCTGGAAGCATTCTGTGGCAGTTGCAGAAAGCTTGTCTATCTTTTCACGCTGTAAACGAACTTTAAATTCATTAAGAACTTCGATAGACATCACACAATATTTGATAATACGGGAGTTATCATCATTCGTATTCTCTTTTTCTGCGATAGTCTTGATTAACTGCAAGCGCTTAGAATGAAGAGCTTCTTTCTGGCGCTCCAAACTCTCGATTAAGCTCTGCTGCTTCTGGTATTGGTCGTCAGCCAAAGCTTTTTTGCGCTCATATTCTTTGAGCGTCTCATAGAGTTTCATGGCCATCGTCTTTTCGTCTGACTCACCAAGGTGTGCGTCCAAGCTCATGAGCTCATTTTCTTGCGCATCGACATGACTGATTAAGGTTTCGATTTTTTGATCAAGGGAATGGAATATTGTGACAATTAATTTGTCAAAGAGGAGCATGGTCGTGTGGGACATATTAATGTGTTCCGCACCCTCGCCTGTTGAAGTGAATTTCCCGATCTCTTGCTTGACAATATCAGTAATGATTCTGAGCGTTCTGTCATCGAAATTACCCTGATTAAATCGATCCAAAATATTTTTCTGAATACTTTCGACAATTGGGTCAGAAAGCTTCAGAGCTGCTTTTTTCTGCTCATCAATCTCTGCATCATAAGCTTGTGTAACTAATTTGCGGCACATAAAGAGCGGAGTTGCAGGATCAGATACGCGCAGCATAATTTCGTCACGAACTTCTTGCACATATGCCTTGATTTTCTCTTTTTCTTGTTTTATGGCCTCTCGGCTGAGTGTTAAGTCACCACCAGAAGCCCAAAACTTTTTTTCTTTAGTTTCTATAGCAATTGCAATACTCTCGCAATTTGCTTTTAAGATGTCAGCCTCTCGACGAGCTGTTTCGATTTTGGAGTTGAGTTCCTTGAGTTGCGCTTCTACCTCTTGGTAACCTTGGTTGACTTCGCTTTTTTCAAAAGCTTGCAGAGCATCTTTTTTTCGGCGAATTACTTCATCAATATGAGTAATTGCTTTTTCAATCGTAGAAACACCAATTGCGGATTTAATAGAAGTTTTAATTTGCTCAAATGAAGCGTCGTCAGCCAGTTGAGCGATCTTTTCGTTATCAAAGAAGAAAAATCTTGCTATTCCAAAAGGCAGAATCTCTTCAATATAGTAACTCCAACTTTCCCCAAGGTACTTATCTATTGTTCCGTTTTTCTCAACGACAATAGTTTCATCGACCTTCTTGCCCTTTAACTTCCACTTCCGGCAGACGCGCAAAGCGGTTCCGTCATCCAAACCAAGTGATACAGCGACATAAGTAAGATCATCTGTCGCGTGCTTATTAATATGCTCTATGAGTAGCCGTTCATAGGAACGCGCGTTTTCCTGAACATACTTTAATGCCTGCTTTCCATACAATGCAAGCAAAATAGCATCAAGAAAGGTCGTTTTTCCTCGACCATTCAATCCACCGATGAGAGTAACATTGCGATTACCGATTTGGTCCGAAAGACACATTTCGTGATGGCCTTTGTAGATGCCAAAATTATGCAATTCGATTTTTGTAAAATACATATTCTCAGCACCTCACTCAGTCCAATTTCCATCGTCAAAAGATTCCTGCATTCCCGTGATTTTTTTTGCACGTTCTTCTGCGATAAGGGCGGCCTCATGCTCATCACGATAAAATGCTTTTTTTATCTCATGCTCAAAATTTTGAATTACATTTCTCTTATTAGAGATGGCGGCTGCTTTAGCTTCGACATCTAATAGGGAGCGTTGCATTTCGTACATCAAAGTCTCGTCTGGACATACCGCTTGGCAAGCCTCGCGAAGAATTCTGGCTTCAGCTGGACCAAAATACTTGTTTTTGCTAATAGATCCATCTTCATAGCGTTTTCCGGTAACAGATTCGTAGATTTCGGGCAACAAATCTTCAAACTCGTGTTTTTCATCTAACCAAATTTGACGAATAAACCGAAGTTCGTCCATGGTAATCAAGGGAGCATCCTTAATTTCCTCTGGTCCAATCTCATGAACAAGTTTCTCAACCTCTAATAGACGAGTTAAAAAGTACTTGCGGGTTTCCTGTGTATATGGGCCGTGTACCAGTCGCTCGTTATGCCACGTTAGACGCCCATCCATACGGCGAAAGTCTCTACGCTTTCTATCGATATCCCAATTACCGGCAATTTCATTTCTGAATTCAAGCATGGGAAGCATCCACGCTTTCTCTTCGTCATTCTGGATCATGGCCGCCATGGATTTATCCTCGGAAACCATAGTACATACCCAACAACCGAAACGACTGTTGCCGCAACTGGGCGTAGATGTATCAAGCACCAACGGACACTCGCCATCCGCAGAGGCACCACTATACATTGCCAACAAGTCCTTATTTGAATGTCCCCAGGGGTTGGGGTATTGTACAAGATATTGCCAGACGTTGTCGTTGCTCCAGTTTTCAATAGGAGTAAAAACATAGGAGTTCGGAAACGATCCATTGGGGCTAAGATGATCTCGGTATCGCTTTTTCTCATAACCCTCCATGACGGCTTTGCGGGTGGCACTTTCGGCTTTGCGCGTTCCAAGGACCAGGATTGCTTCGCTCTCTGCATCCAGGATTTTTTTAACAAAGCGATTTGAGGGGTCGATTTTCATACGGTCAGTACACCAGCGAAAATCACGCCGAGGATATGGATAGCCCCGCCCTATGAGATTTACCCAGAAGGTGTTGGTGACCTCTGGAACAAGCCTATGTGGAATAATAGGTAATTTGTGTTCAGGGTTATTTGCAGCCTCTTTCATGCGCGCAATAGAGCGAGTGGCCCATAGTGCAACAATTGGGGATTCAACCAGAGTGTCTGTGCTAATAACATGAACGGGTTTGTGTAATTTATCCTTTGGAAGCTGGGAAAGTGCGATCCAAACAAGTTGTACGACGGCAGTGGAATCTTTGCCGCCACTGTATCCACAAATCCAGGGTATCTTATCTGCTAAATACACTTCCTGTATCGTGTTAAGTACAATACGAATATCTTCTTTTGTTAAATTAGCCATTTTATCCACCAATTTCTTCTGTCATAATATTCTCTATATATGTAGCCATGGCTCTTTGCGAAGCACGATTTGTAGCAACTTTTCCGTGAATAAAGACGAGATTTTCCCACACTGGGTTGGTTTTGCTCCAATCAATATGCGCCAAATGGCAAAGATGCCTTTCCCATGTATCTGGATATCTTTGAATAATTTGATTACCTCCAGCCCC encodes:
- the dndD gene encoding DNA sulfur modification protein DndD; this encodes MYFTKIELHNFGIYKGHHEMCLSDQIGNRNVTLIGGLNGRGKTTFLDAILLALYGKQALKYVQENARSYERLLIEHINKHATDDLTYVAVSLGLDDGTALRVCRKWKLKGKKVDETIVVEKNGTIDKYLGESWSYYIEEILPFGIARFFFFDNEKIAQLADDASFEQIKTSIKSAIGVSTIEKAITHIDEVIRRKKDALQAFEKSEVNQGYQEVEAQLKELNSKIETARREADILKANCESIAIAIETKEKKFWASGGDLTLSREAIKQEKEKIKAYVQEVRDEIMLRVSDPATPLFMCRKLVTQAYDAEIDEQKKAALKLSDPIVESIQKNILDRFNQGNFDDRTLRIITDIVKQEIGKFTSTGEGAEHINMSHTTMLLFDKLIVTIFHSLDQKIETLISHVDAQENELMSLDAHLGESDEKTMAMKLYETLKEYERKKALADDQYQKQQSLIESLERQKEALHSKRLQLIKTIAEKENTNDDNSRIIKYCVMSIEVLNEFKVRLQREKIDKLSATATECFQTLVEKDSLVSKIHIDTDSLDVTILDPDGHELLKNQLSAGEQQMFAISIVWALARTSGYKAPVVIDTPMARLDSSHRANFVTSYLPSASSQVMVLSTDEEIYGRYLDMIRENVINYFTLHYREGEQCTSIINGYFEGV
- the dndC gene encoding DNA phosphorothioation system sulfurtransferase DndC, coding for MANLTKEDIRIVLNTIQEVYLADKIPWICGYSGGKDSTAVVQLVWIALSQLPKDKLHKPVHVISTDTLVESPIVALWATRSIARMKEAANNPEHKLPIIPHRLVPEVTNTFWVNLIGRGYPYPRRDFRWCTDRMKIDPSNRFVKKILDAESEAILVLGTRKAESATRKAVMEGYEKKRYRDHLSPNGSFPNSYVFTPIENWSNDNVWQYLVQYPNPWGHSNKDLLAMYSGASADGECPLVLDTSTPSCGNSRFGCWVCTMVSEDKSMAAMIQNDEEKAWMLPMLEFRNEIAGNWDIDRKRRDFRRMDGRLTWHNERLVHGPYTQETRKYFLTRLLEVEKLVHEIGPEEIKDAPLITMDELRFIRQIWLDEKHEFEDLLPEIYESVTGKRYEDGSISKNKYFGPAEARILREACQAVCPDETLMYEMQRSLLDVEAKAAAISNKRNVIQNFEHEIKKAFYRDEHEAALIAEERAKKITGMQESFDDGNWTE
- a CDS encoding cysteine desulfurase, whose protein sequence is MAVYLDYNASAPIDERVLERMIEVYRSHYGNADSRTHIFGTDAKEIVSSARKSIAEILAVDSTDVFFTSGSTESNNMAILGLLDYALESGRNHFITTSIEHKSVLEAMKHLQEKGCVVDFVSPDASGRVKPEQILSLVTDKTLLVSMMQVNSETGVIQPIEEVGAALAGTKTYFHVDATQGFGKLNDSLRNTKYNMLSITAHKISGPQGIGAFIMRRDRTYRRPPVKPLMYGGQQERGYRPGTTPVALVAGFALAAQLSDKESAVHMESCRAIKRRFLEAVEGLNYTLNGDQEHCLPSTVNISFHGVDAEGIFLAVKEDYAFSNGSACNSGSHAPSYVLTAMGLGETRVNEAIRLSWNHDTKVDFSVLVNYIKSMTD
- the dndE gene encoding DNA sulfur modification protein DndE: MIIKHFKLSQPEKERLIRIKAKTGVQNWNILCRWALCWSLSEPTIPGSIDPQSDSNVEMDWTTFAGEYAEIYEAIIRQRCLNDGLGDDPNTLIRYFRLHLYRGINHYSTRDVLKSCSDLLESALPKEEA